AAGAGGGAAGCCGCTCGGTGCTTAAGTTCTTCTTTGAGTTGAGTTACCTCGGCAGAAAGGCTTTCCCGGGAAGACTTAATAGATTTGAGACTAACATCAAGGTCGCGGAAAGTTGAACTACAAAGCCTGTTATGCTCGATAGTTTTCTGGTGCTTCTCTTCCAACTGGGCATGTTTTCTCTCGCAACAACAAGCTCTTAGATTTTGGAGTTCAAGGCTGCCTCTAAGTGAGTCACTTTTCAGTAGTGGCAGCCTCATGCTCCGTCGCAGCAAGAACTCCGTCCTGGAATTCAGCCCGTTTAGAATTAACTTCAACAAATCaatttgtcgtctttgaggtaagtatcttgcctaaccttgtgtgggggaattccacttaggatttgagtcttctatgctaattatagttcgtgcatgcgaggtgacgagtgcgtgcttgGACTTATTTGTGTGAAATTTGCCTTTAGGgatcttaggtccttatgttcattaagtGGGGAGTTTTTCGATATGATTGGGTTTTCTAATTGTTGttttacctctatatgctccatacgaTGTTGTTTGCTTTCCTCtaactcttacttgttacttggcTCTTATTTGCCTTAATGAAGTGATTGTTCTCCTTATTGTTTTGCTATCTCTTAATTGTGAATTCCTCTATGACCCCGTGCATGTATGCCATATGTCCAAATTATTGTGGTTTCCGGTATAGTTATCACGTGCTTTATATGTCTTGTTGTTTGTAAAGGTTGTTGTGCTTCTTGGTTTCTCCGTGACTCTCTTGTTGTCGTATACTCATACCTTTGGTGGTGGAAATCTTGTGTTTgggttgttgaattgttgttgttgattttaaactatATTTGGTTGTTGATATGTTGAGGAGGAATAATGGAGAATTGatgttgtctggtgggatcgggttgcacaccgcaacaaggagtaataagggtagacaggtgggatcaggttgcgcgccacaacatgaggaataagggtgacgtatattgaggagtaataaatgtggactggtgggatcgggttgcacaccgcaataaggagtaataagggtgaatgatCATGTTGTTACTGATATGGTGATATAAATACTATTTACTCTTATTGTAATTGTTAACGAGGAATAAGGGAGgatcggtgggatcgggttgcacgccgcaacaaatatatactatttactttattgtaattgttgaggaggaataagggaggattggtgggatcgggatgcgcgccgtATCAATATATATATGCGCTTATGTATTCCTCTTTGATTGTACAAGTTATCCGATGGTTTTACATTTCATTTAgggtttggttatagctgaatattGAGAAGATCCTAGTTCATTATTTAAGACTTGCCAACTTGTATTTCGGGTTTCATTGAGTCGTGAAGATCGGGTTATTGGCATCGAGTTATTGACTTGCCGTTGTTCCTTGAGTTCTTTCCCCGAAACTATTATTCTGGTGAAATAATTTTTAAAGTAAATTTACCATGTTAAAACATTTTTCTCCTATCCCGTTAAGTTATTAGTGGTATCGTGATTTAAATAAAGGAATTTATACTACGCTGCTTTGCATGACTTTTtaaatttgatatatatatatatatatatatatatatatatatatatatatatttcatacttcacatttcaataattgttatatttttaattcaattagtttctcattaaattttcttaaaccgtctgaggttgattttatttaaaaagaaatttctactaagttttaatttattaaatcctttgttaaaggtaataattcattcgatgattgtattttaattgaaaagggAACTTTCTTCATTTAAATgaattctaaaaataacttcatttcttgctgatttcctaattggtttagagattgtactctactttatgttatgtaaatgagactccttgaacatcttaattgcgttggttatggaccctatgtaTTGAGTAACATGAGGATGTTGTTGTACAAAGTGAGATAGAAAATGTGGGCATAAGGTGTCGAGTGTGCTAAAGGTTTGGAAATTGAGGTTATAATATGAGACATAGAGTTCTGAGATGGCTGGAATTGTGcatcagaaatgatatgattgattgagttgacatTGCCTCCCTTATTTGAGTACATTTTACTTGTCTGTGTCCTAACTATGttagtgttgatttacttggttatctttcgTTTCCATCGTGTTTTCCTTTTATTGTTTCTACTGATTGTAGTTTGTTTTCTTCCTGCTGTTGACATTACTTTGTTACCTTTATCTTAGTAGTTTATTATCATATCTTGTTCATTTATTTGACCAGTaagtgtcttgactgttcctcgtcactactccaccgaggttagtcttgatacttactaggcaccgctgtggtatgctcatactacacttctgtacacttttgtgtacagatccagatattgatcgatagtagctgtgcattcgtcgcggtggagactcaaggtaaacctgctactcCGTTCGCATGCCTCGGAATCACCTTCGGTTGTACTTATTTTCATTGGTCATTTTTGTCCGGATCAGTGacatatttattttgtataactactcttagaaagacttatgacttgtacttatttaatttaaagttagaaAATATCAATGTAATGTCAGTTAATGTTAAGcatacctagtttagagactagatgtcatcacgactccttccGAGGAATTTAGGGTTGTGACATTACTAGTTTAATATCTCCGTAAACTTTCTTCTTGCAGTATAAATATCCTGCATTAGTACCAGAATTATACCATCTTCCCTTTACAATCTTTGTAGGAAGTACATTTTGCCTTATATTCCTTATAACAATATGGCTTCCAAAACAAGTGCCTCAGTTACCCTTTTCCTCTCCTTGAATCTCCTTTTCTTTGCCATAGTCAGTGGAACTGATTGTGGCTCTTGTCATTATAATCCTCCTAGCACCGGTAATGGTGGTGGCAATACTGGTGGCTCGGGCAACGGAGGAGGTTCCAGTAATTGCTGCGGAGGTGGCAATGGACAAGCCAGGTGCCCGAGAGATGCTCTGATGTTCGGTGTATGTGCAAATTTAGTCGGTGGATTGGTGGGCGCGGTAATTGGGAGTCCTCCAACGATGCCATGCTGCAGTTTGATCGCGGGGCTGGCGGATTTAGAGGCGGCAGTTTGTTTGTGCACAGCCATAAGAGCCAATGTGCTTGGATTAAATCTGAATGTGCCACTCTCTCTCAGCCTTGTTCTCAACAACTGCGGAAGGAGTCCTCCTACTGGATTCACTTGCTAAGCCGACGTACCCAAATGCCTATTTCAGCCTTTGTTATGTCAGTCGTTTTGTTTTTGCATCAATTTTCTTTTATGATCATTTGTTCTATGTTGTGCTAATTGTTATTGCAAAAAAGCGAGTGAGCTTGCAAAATGAAAGCAGGTTCGTGAAGTAGTTGATTTCACATTTGCACTCAAAGGTTTATTAAGGCATATACTACCTCTTCTATTTAACCAGCATCTTGCTGGACTTCTCTTTGACTACTCCATGGTTGTAAGATGGCTGCCTAGCCCAATTTTTCActaaaaaaagagtgaaaaataaaatataatataacAAAGAAAATGGTGAAGAGAAATTTTTCCAGATAACTTGGAACGCTCAAGTCTAGCTATGAGCTATCAGAAAAATAAATGTTTCGGAGATACTTAAAGTGTGCAATTGTAATTGTTTGGCAAAATTAATTACTTCCCTAAATATAATCTTTGTGATTGTTTGGAAATTATTTGTACGTCGATTCTTCTAAAGAAATGTGCAGTTTTCATGGTATCAATTTAGAAATTCCGAAACTCAAAAAAATTGGAGTGCGTTCGAAGTAGGCTATCTCGATTTGTCAAGTGACTTTAAGGAAAAATTCGCAAAAATTTCAAGTTTGAACAATAGTCACGTCCTGCTAGCTActttagttgattgattaaaACAACATCAAGTTGTATGGGCTAATGATAAAAGATTTCTTCATTAGCTACATGCTAGTATACTGTCACGATCCGACTACTAACCAAGTCATAACCGGCACTCGGTGCCTTAGCTTTACCGAACAAAGCTTCTTGGCTTTTCTATTCGGTTCTGTTCTGTTTTTGTTGTGCAATGCATCTCAAAACAATTCAATATAATTTAAAGCAAATTTTtttctgaatctttaaataaaataatattctGAAAAGAAATTTGTTCTGTTATCTTAAATACATTGAAAAACAAATATAATACAAATTGGATACCCATGATGACTATGTTCTGACTCTGTCTATAAAGCCTCTAAAAAATACTGAATAACAAGACAAAATTCTGGAATCAACGAACTCCATGAACCAAAATTGAGCTCACCAAGTCTACTGATAATAGGAGGAGGATATCCTAGCTCGTAGCTTACTTACCTGCAAAATATGTGTCCACGTCTTGACCAGTACACACACGACATGCTCCGGCAGTTGCAGCCAAAACACAAGGCCATAAATTCTAGCTCTTGttcttaaaatataatataaTGATCAAGGGGTCAACAGGTCTAAGCCCACAAATCTTTACTCATTCGCAGAGCAGTAAAATAAAATGTATCCATTTTCAGAAAGACACAAGAGCACGGACTCCTGATCTTAATACATTTCCGATAGAACTTCTTGATGGCTGAACATAGCTTCTTGAAAGATATACATGGTAACCGTTTTTACTGACTCAGTCATACTCCAATTGGACAGATGCCTAATTTGACAAGCGATATATGACTCCTCGCAAGTTTCCACTTTTTTTTTTCCACTGAATGAGCATTCCCCAGTTGACATGTCTGAATTCTGATGTACGCTGAAATCTCTCTCAGTACTAAGATTGACAATTTGTTACTCAAGTACTACATGATTTCAACTCCATAATTTGTTTTATTAGTACTGTTTTTCAAACAGCATAAAGTTTTTATGTAGTACCGCAAATAAATCCAAATgagatttttttttctaatttatcAAGCTGTGATGTTAGATTTATTTAGCATAAGATTTATTACATAAGATTTCTAATACCAAATACACAAAATGTTCAAAAGAAGAATAGGGAAGCAAGTTAGGAAGTGTATTTTGTTTACCAATGCAATGACATCTCCAGCGGCCATGGCCAAGATATCAGCACATGAGACTTTGTTCTTACAACTTTAATTATGCATAAGATGAATTTGCCTGTAGGAGCCTAGAAATTTTCGCATGCAGCAACTAGGATTAACCTTATAATATACACTAGAGGTGTACAAGAAAATACAACCAATACAAATGAAATCAATGAGTAATCTTTACTAAATCCTTAGAAATTCTTGTTTGAAATTTGCATATTAGTCTATCTTGTATGTTATTAACATTTTAATAAACTCCACCACTATGTGGTGGTttcaatttaaaaaaataataatgtgaAGAATAATATAAGGAGGAACGGGATTACCAGTAAGTATGTTGACATTGAAGTTGTTCTAATTATGAGGAAGTTAATTTGTTAAGTAGTGGGAAACAGGAAAGGGGCATCAGGCATGGCTTAAAATATATGTCATGCAGATTTCAAATCACAGGTATTAGTATTAGCTATGAAGCTAGTGGAGGAGCTGTAATTAATCAATAATAATGTGATAATTTAGCTCAAGAGTCAGAATTTCCTTCCTTGAGAAATTATTTTTCATAACACGCATTACTAGTTTAATATCTCCGAAATTCTCCTCTTGCAGTATAAATACCCTGCATTAGTACCAGACTTATACCATCTCATCTTTGCAATTACTTCTACAATTTTTGTAGGAAGTACATTCTGCCTTAACTTCCTTATAACATGGCTTCCAAAGCAAGAGCCTCAATTACCCTTTTCCTCTCCTTCAATCTCCTTTTCTTTGCCATAGCCAGTGGAACCGATTGTGGCTCGTGTCATTATAATTCTCCTAGCACCGGTAATGGCGGTGGAAATAGTGGTAATACTGGTGGCTCGGGCAATGGCGGCGGCTTTGGCAACGGAGGAGGTTCGGGCAATGGCTGCGGAGGTGGCAATGGACAAGGCAGGTGCCCGAGAGATGCTCTGAAGTTGGGTGTATGCGCAAGTTTAGTTGGTGGATTGGTGGGCGCAGTAATTGGGACTCCTCCAACGATGCCATGCTGCAGCTTGATCACTGGGCTGGCGGATTTAGAGGCGGCAGTTTGCTTGTGCACAGCCATAAGGGCAAACGTGCTGGGAATAAACCTGAATGTGCCACTCTCTCTTAGCCTTGTTCTCAACAACTGCGGAAGGAATCCTCCTAATGGCTTCACTTGCTAATCCAACGTCCCCAAATGCCTATTTCAGCCTTTTGTTATGTCAGTCATTTTGTGTTTGCATCAATTTTCTTTTATTATCATTTGTTTGCTATGTTGTGCTAATTGTTATTACAATAAGCGAGCGAGCTTGCAAAATGAAAGAGCAGGTTCATGAAGTATAGTTTAATTTACATTTGTACTCATGAAAGGATATATATTCATCTTGCTGGACCTTTTTTTAATGCGGTTATCCAGATTCATATCTGGATTGGGTTGTATTTACAAAAGGAGTACATCGAGGGGGGCTAGACCTTACCTCAAGAGATAAATACAACTAGGTGACATAATCACCCAAAACCAGTTGGAAGGAAACAATAGGGCCATATATATTAACTAACAAAAAAATTGGCTTTGTCATATTTTGATCGAAAACTGGGAAATTGCCACTTATCTAATAGGAACACACTTTTTGCTCAGTAGGTAGTTGTGGAAAGTTGTGGCATAATAGTCTCTGACGGGAAGAGGAAGCTACTTTGGCTAAGCTATCAGCTACCAAGTTGCCTTCTCTAAATCAATGGTTTACTCTTATGTTTGCCTCGCCAATATT
This sequence is a window from Nicotiana sylvestris chromosome 3, ASM39365v2, whole genome shotgun sequence. Protein-coding genes within it:
- the LOC104242413 gene encoding 14 kDa proline-rich protein DC2.15-like, encoding MASKTSASVTLFLSLNLLFFAIVSGTDCGSCHYNPPSTGNGGGNTGGSGNGGGSGNTGGSGNGGGFGNGGGSGNGCGGGNGQGRCPRDALKLGVCASLVGGLVGAVIGTPPTMPCCSLITGLADLEAAVCLCTAIRANVLGINLNVPLSLSLVLNNCGRNPPNGFTC